The genomic region gCTAAAGGAGCCCCGGCATAAATGAATATActttaacttttctgttttgcaaatctttatttattggTCTTCTATTCTACTATTCTGagatactgtatttttgacttttatgagctgtgagcttgtgaaaacatcaaaaataaaacaaacaaaaaaaaacgttttaaatgtTCTACTTTGaaatctatatatgtatatatatatatacagtatatatatatatatatatacagtatatatatatatatatatatatatatatatatatatatagtgtactAGTTTATAATAAGTACTAATGTACTAATGTATATTAACTACAGTTAGAAGGATTCCTAATTTAAAggatacctaaaaaaaaaaaaaatttaactcaGGACTCATTTGCTcgctcaagttgttccaaaccttttcaatttctttcttccggtgaacacaaaagaagatattttgaagaatgtgggaaACTAAACAGTTGATACCTACTGACTATTATCCTTGGTATTCACACTACCATAGTATCGGCCAAATAGTACTCACAATATTACTAACCTCTACGCTGCGCTGATTACAGTCATTTTGACTCCTCTGTGTTGATCTTCTTCCACAGGAGCTCTCGGAGCTCATCGATGAGGAGAACCTGAAGGGTGTGCCATTGCTCATCTTTGCCAATAAACAAGACCTGGCCACAGCCTCCCCGGCCAGTGAGATTGCAGAGGGCCTCAACCTGCACACGTACCGGGACAGAGAGTGGCAGATCCAAGCATGTTCTGCCGTATCCGGGGAGGGTGTACAGGTTTGTAAATATAAAgggaatttattttattttttacacttatAGGCATAGTTTaagacatcatttttttttttttcaggatggCATGAACTGGATCAGCAACAATATTGtaaataagaagaaataaatCTGCTCACTTCTAAGTGTTATTTTGTACAATTGCTCTGATTTTTCTGTTAATGTAAACcacttataaaatatttacagaaactttttttttgttaatatataaatgatctaTCTTCCTGTTTGTAAATTGGCTGCCAACAGAGACCGGCAGGAAAtcagaacaaaacaaatcattttccCTCTCTTATCTTCTCATCTCTTATGCTCTTacagagagtttttttttctttttcttttgctctctGGCTAGACAAGCTTTCTTTGAAATCTGTAAACTGTGCTTTCGCAGtcatgtttttggaaaatatgaCATACCAGGGTATAAATAATGCAAGCAAGCAAGATTTGCAGCCTAACATAAGAATGAGGTATCAGTGTATGTATCCCAAATATATATAGACTTCTTCAGCTGTTTTGATATTTGTCACACCAGAGAATTATCTCTAACCGAGCAAAAATCATACTTTGTATAAGATGATACGTGAAGCCCCCTTTTTGTTTCAGTGTGACTGGATTTGATAGTTTCTATGATTATCCTGTGTGGACAACATGTGAATGATTATGTGAAATTGAACTGTGACATTAAATTTTCTCTAGTTGTTTAAGATTGTTTTTGATTCTACTTCAAACAAGACCCTAGTCATGCTAGTTTCTCCCAAGTTTCCTGACATTTATGGAAgatctaaaaaacattttcaaggaTTATAACATAAGAGCAAATGTTGTTGTTCTAAATAATTCACATGCTATGTATTTTTGTTGGCCAGCCTGTCAGTTAGCATCACCCTGGTTCCCTAGATTAAAACTTGGCAAGGTTTTTCCATTAGCTTTTGGATTGTTGCATAAAAAGCTCTAGACAAAGGTTTGATTATCTTCGCAGATTATCACAGCTTCGGGTTTGGTGTACAAATTTGGACACTCTTATTTGGCCAAAAAATGTAGCCCCTTCTCAGACCTCTGGCAGCAAAAGGTATTGAAATTCAGAGGCAGACATACTTGGAAACAAGTCTTGCCTTCCTCCCCGGTCACCAGTCTGCACACTTAATGTTATGGCCAGTGGATCAAATTTTCATTAGTGCGGATGCTGAAGCTCTACTGTGCTAATCCAAGCCCATTAGATACACACCGTTCTTGCTATAATAAGACAGTGATCTAACCAGGGCAAAAAGAGGATCCACAGTGTATCTGATGTGGGGCTCTCATAAGCGTTTCTACCTCTGGACAGGATACATCATTAAGACAAGGCGAGCACAGGATTTTATATTGGTAAGTTTTGCTGTTATCAAAGGAGTTGTTTGTTCTGTGACCTATGCGACTCAGTTTAAACAAGTGTTTTCTGGCCTGATTGGAGATCAAAGGAGTACATGTGCATCTACCACAAAGAAAGGGTCAAATCAggttcaaaaaatgaaaataaattatttatcttACTGGATCATTTTTATTGAAGGCTGGATACTATTAATATCACCATGCCTGTGCCATACACTCATGTACCCAAGAAAGAGCAACAGGAGCTGTGTTCGGACAAAGATGGAGGTAAGAAAcatcagaaacagaaaaaatgttCTCTTCAAACAGCATGTCGTCTCAATGGATAGCTCTGATTCAATGAAATCAGCTTGAAAGCAACAGCACGGTGACGTGTGGGGTGGGGGAGAGCGAAAAGTGAAAACAGAGAACTAAATTTTCACTTTCTGCGCTGGCATGTCTCAAACTGCTTTGACTCAGTTTCCAAAACAGTAAGGGTATTTGTAATGCAATATGACAGCAGGAGACTAAATGCTTTACTCCGGGAGATCATGACTCATCCACGCCTGATTGGGAAAGCTCTGAACCCTCTTAAACATTACTGAACAAACAGCAGGCTGAGGTTACACCCAGATGCCTGTGTcaaatttaatgatttaatcaCAGTCGCACATATTGTGCTCACGATTGGAGAGCCAAAGATGATGACAGGGAATGTTAGACATGCTTTTGATGGCATTCATTCTAAATGATTGTACAGTGAAactgtaaatgtctttaaaatagttttttttttcagaagatgGGCATGTAATACTAGTTTATAGTGCTGTCATTACTAGTTTATAACATTGTAATGTCATAAGGGTTAGTTGTTCTTTAATGTATAGTGATGTATTTCAACATATCTGTTCATGCAAATCAGTATGTTTGAACCTGGGGAAGAAGATCAGCGTTCCTCGAGATCTGATGATGGAGGAGCTCAATCTACGGGCCAATAGAGGATCTATAATGTTCCATGAGAGACTCAAAAGAGTGGAGAGGTTCACCTTGGAGAATATAGCAAAGCGACACCTCAATGTAAGACATCTATTATGAAATTAGAATTGATCCAGTTGATCTTGGTTCAATGTAATTACAAATTTATGGTCTCAATCTCAGAAGccaaatagatattttaattttttagacGAATGTCAATAGGCAAGGAAATGTGGGTTAACTTTAATACTGtgacaataataacaaataatgtgtgaaataaaaagtcttaCCTTTGAGAGTTGCTGAAATTGTCTTAGGTGTGATTTTGCCCTTCTGTTTCCACCttaaaacctttttcaaaaatTACATGCAAACTTACATTCAGGTTTAGGAGAGTTCTGGAACACTCACTTTTCATGACTCACAatccctttttattttaatatcccATTTCATTCAGAGTTGCTAGATCTTTAGATGCAGTTTGAATGTGAAATCAGAGGTGTCCAATTCTCTTCTTTAAGGGCCAACTTTTTGAAGAATGTAGATACAACCAGCAGGCTTGAAATTTCTAGTCTCCCTGAAAAGTATGATTAGTCTGATTACAGTTGAGGTAGAACTCTGCCAGAAGGCCCTGCAGGAGCAGGACTGGGTAGCTCTGAGCAAAACTAAAGACGTTTAGTGAGCAAATCTACTTGTCGTACACCTGGAAGAGCATCTTCTGGCAGAGCTTCTTGACctacctgaaccagctaatcaaggctTTTTCGATCCCTAAAAACCTTCAGGCAGCTGGTGTGAGCTAAACCCTGCAGGTCCTCCAGTAGCAGGATTGGACAACCCTGAAGTAACTATTAACCTCACTGATtctggttccatgaagaacctttaacattcaTAGTATCTGTCCAGTATAGTATCTGTCCAGTGCCAAAAAGGTTCATTGGATTACTAAAATTTAAACAccaatttgaaaaaataaataaaaaggttcatTTAAGAACTGTTCCATGAAAAAGTCTTTGgggaaacttttatttttaagcttgtAGGTTCAGTAATAATGGATGATCTTTTAACACTGTCTAGCACTTAGACGAAACACTTCAAGGCCAGAACCCCATGCAAGGAGAGAAAGGAAGTAATTGCTTCTCCTGTGAAATCTACATCGACCAGCCTGGAAAGAACAGCCTAGTCACCACACTAAAGCACGCAGTTTCTAAGAAAGGAAGCCCAAGTGTGCTTGCACCTGGTAAATACAGCACATTTCTTTAAGTTTTCTATTGTACTCAAAGGACAATTCTGAAGCTCATTTAATTCTCTTACACAGGTTATGGTGGGCCTCTGAAGGAGGTTCCTCTGGAAAAATTCAATGTCACTGTGATACCCAAGGCTTACCAATCACCTTGGGAGGAAAAACCCAATGACAATGAGGCGCTGTTGGCTAACATCAGTATCCATCTGCCTGAGCCACcttacaaactcaccccagccAACTACAAATGCTTCAACAGGTACAAATTAACTGCACCTTAATGATattaagtaaatgttaaaataaaacttgaaaccaagatttaattattagaatcaatgtgaatttttatctataaatacatacatattcatCATGCCTGTTTGGTTATGAGAAGAACATCAGTAGAAGCagtaacttttttaataaatgtattacttcTACTGATATATATGTCATGAATCTTCATACATGAAGCATGACAAATTAATTTCcaattaaatatattgctaAAAATCCCCAGACATAATTGAAATTAAGCTAGTTTTTGCCTTTATTCAAATTGTTCATCTTTACCTTTAGAACAGTACTGTTAGACAGGAAGCAAAatgcagagaaacagagaaggGCTTTGGAAAGAACTAGAAGATTTTGGCTTAGACGCACACaaatacagtagtcaacatttgtagtggatcaaaaacattcatcaaaGTTATCCTAAGgcaagaacacattttggttttaagttttttaactttgatgaaaggttttcatccacttcaaatgttgattttgtatttaagtCTGAGAGCATCGGGAGGCTTGATTGCATCATTTGCAGTGCTTTATGAAAGTGAAGAGGGCACTAATATGTTCTTTTGGCACGATTTGTTTGAGGTTCATAACTGGTCTCTGATTTAATGGAAACATGAGCAGTTCCATAAAATCAGTAGGTACCATGCTGTTAAactagatttaaatatatttacgttCCACTTCTCACGCTATAAGCAG from Puntigrus tetrazona isolate hp1 chromosome 21, ASM1883169v1, whole genome shotgun sequence harbors:
- the LOC122326831 gene encoding myozenin-2; translated protein: MPVPYTHVPKKEQQELCSDKDGVCLNLGKKISVPRDLMMEELNLRANRGSIMFHERLKRVERFTLENIAKRHLNHLDETLQGQNPMQGEKGSNCFSCEIYIDQPGKNSLVTTLKHAVSKKGSPSVLAPGYGGPLKEVPLEKFNVTVIPKAYQSPWEEKPNDNEALLANISIHLPEPPYKLTPANYKCFNRAPTPFGGTAGTVRTLSLPGFEMLEAHTEPHLTWDRMCHRPNFNRTPRGWSIQYAAESPDL